Proteins encoded in a region of the Marmota flaviventris isolate mMarFla1 chromosome 3, mMarFla1.hap1, whole genome shotgun sequence genome:
- the Tst gene encoding thiosulfate sulfurtransferase — MVQQVLYRALVSTKWLAESLRSGKLGPSLRVLDASWYSPGTREARKEYRERHVPGASFFDIEECRDTASPYEMMLPSEEHFGDYVGRLGISNDTHVVVYDGDNLGSFYAPRVWWMFRVFGHRTVSVLNGGFRNWLKEGHPVTSEPSHPEPAIFKATLDRSLLKTYEQVLENLESRRFQLVDSRSQGRYSGTEPEPDAVGLDSGHIRGSVNMPFMDFLTADGFEKSPEELRAMFQGKKVDLSKPLIATCRKGVTACHIALAAYLCGKPDVAVYDGSWSEWFRRAPPETRVSQGKGGKA, encoded by the exons ATGGTTCAACAGGTGCTCTACCGGGCCCTGGTCTCCACCAAGTGGCTGGCGGAGTCCCTCCGGTCAGGCAAGCTGGGCCCCAGCCTGAGGGTGCTGGACGCGTCCTGGTACTCACCGGGCACTCGTGAGGCCCGCAAGGAGTACCGAGAGCGCCATGTGCCGGGTGCCTCCTTCTTTGATATAGAGGAGTGCCGGGACACGGCTTCGCCCTACGAAATGATGCTGCCCAGCGAGGAGCACTTCGGAGACTACGTGGGCCGCCTGGGCATCAGCAACGACACGCATGTGGTGGTATATGATGGTGACAACCTGGGCAGCTTTTATGCTCCCAGAGTCTGGTGGATGTTCCGAGTGTTTGGCCACCGCACTGTGTCAGTGCTCAATGGTGGCTTCCGGAACTGGCTGAAGGAGGGCCACCCGGTGACATCTGAGCCCTCACACCCAGAGCCAGCCATATTCAAAGCCACTCTGGACCGCTCCCTGCTCAAGACCTATGAGCAGGTACTGGAGAACCTGGAATCTAGAAGGTTCCAGCTGGTGGATTCACGATCCCAAGGGCGGTACTCTGGCACTGAGCCAGAGCCAGATGCAGTAG GGCTGGATTCCGGCCACATCCGCGGCTCCGTCAACATGCCCTTCATGGACTTCCTGACGGCGGACGGCTTCGAGAAGAGCCCCGAGGAGCTGCGCGCCATGTTCCAGGGCAAGAAGGTGGACCTGTCCAAGCCCCTCATCGCCACCTGCCGCAAGGGTGTCACCGCCTGCCACATTGCCCTGGCCGCCTACCTCTGCGGCAAGCCCGACGTGGCCGTCTATGACGGCTCCTGGTCCGAGTGGTTCCGCCGGGCGCCCCCCGAGACCCGCGTGTCCCAGGGGAAGGGCGGCAAGGCCTGA